The following nucleotide sequence is from uncultured Roseateles sp..
TCCAACACCTCGGCCAGCGGCAGGCCGTTGCCGGGGTCGCCGGGCCGGGCCACCATCGGGCTCAGCGCTCGACAGTCGAGCTGCACGGTCTCGGCATAGTCGGCGCCGGGATCGCTGGCCATCCAGGGCTGCAAGCTGAAGTCCACGCCGCGGCGCTGTTTCAAGAATCGGACGGTCTCTGCGTCGGGCGCGACGATGCCGCAAAACCCCCCCAGCTCGGCCGTCATATTGGTCAGGGTGGCGCGTTCGTCGGTGCTCAGCTGGGCGATCGCCGAGCCGATGAACTCGAACACCTTGCCCACGCCCGCCCCGGCGCGTATGCGCGGCTGGGCCAGCAGGTGCAGCACCACGTCCTTGGCCGTCACGCCGGCCGGCAGCGGGCCTTGCAGTTCGACCTTCAGCGAGGGCGGCTGCGTGAAGCGCACGACGCCGGTGACCATGGCATTGGCCATATCGGTGGTGCCCACGCCAAAGGCCACGCAGCCCAGGGCGCCGCTGTGCGGCGTGTGCGAATCGGTGCCCACGACGACCTGGCCGGGCAGGGCGTAGAGCTCGGCCATCATCGCGTGCGAGATGCCTTCCGAGCCCTCGCCGTTGCCCTGATGGCCGCCGCTGCCGGGCAGATAGCCGTGGTCGCGCAGGCCATGCCTGGCGGCAAAGCGCCGGTGCGCGGCGGACAGATGCCGTACCTCGGGCATCAACCCCTGCCTGATATGCACCGGGCTGCGGTGGGCATAGGACAGATGGTCTTCGAAGGCGAGCGCCGTCTCGGGCTGGCTCAGCTGCAGCGACTCGCCAAAGGCACCGTCCAGCATATGGCCGCACATGCCGGTGTAGTACTCGTGGATGAAGCGCCAGTCGGCGCGCACAAAGCCGCCCTGGCCGAGTGGCAGTTCCGCAGGCGTGTCGTCGGTGCGTATCGTGTGGCGGGCGATGATCTTCTCGAACAGCGTCTGCGGGTGGCCGTGTTCGACCGCCGCCGGCAGCGACACCGTGCGCATCCGCGCCTGGCCGTAGCGCAGCAGGCCGCCGTGGCGCAGGATGGCCGCGGCCAGCGCATCGCGCGAAGCCACCAGCTCGGCGATGGCGATTGCCTCGCCGCGCTGTATGCGCTCGATCAGGCTGAAGTCGGTGGACGTGAACAGGCCCACGTTGTCGGCGTTCTGGCGGTAGATGCGCTCGAAGCTTTCGGCAATCACCAGGCGGATGCCGGCATGGCGCTCGGCCACCGGGCTGTGCTCGCGCGACGAACCCTTGCCATAGCGCTTGCCGGCCACGGTGACCTGGAAGCCGCCGTTGCGCACGCTGTCCTTCACCAGCGGGCAGCGCTCGCCGGCCTTCACGCCCAGGTAGGGGTAGCTTCCCAGCCGCTCGTCGTAATAGGCCAGCACCGGTATCGGCGTGATCTCGTCGGTGGACACATCGTCGCGCAGCGGGCCGGCTTCGACCAGGGCCAGGTCGCGCCCCTGCAGTTGGTTCTCGACCAGCTCCGGCTGGCTGCTCAGGAACAGAATGCGGTCGAAGGCGATGCGTTCGTCGGAAGGGGCGGATGAAGTCATGCGCCCAATTTAGGCGCGGCGTGCTGGCAGGAGGAAGTGCCTATGCGGCAGGGCGGACATCGCAATCTGCGATGTCGGGTTCAACCCTTCAGTGCATCAATGAGGGCGCCGATCGTCCGCAACCTCGGGCTCTTGCGCTGCGCATACAGCTTCAGTTCCCGCCCGGCCCAGGGCTCGTCCAGTGCCCGGCGCACGAAGCGGCGCGTACCGGCGTAGGCCGAGGCCGCACTGGTCGGCACGATGGCAATGCCCAGCCCCGCCTCGACCATGCGGCACAGGCCGTCGAAGCTGTTGACGAAGACCCGCACCTCCAGCGGCAGCTGCTGCTCGGCGGCGCGGTCGCGCAGCATCTGGTCCAGCGCACCGCCGGACTGTATGCAGACCAGCGGATGTTCCAGCACGCGGGCAAAGCCGACCGCGCGCAAGCGTGCCAGCGGGTGGCCTGCGGGCATCACCACCATCAGCGGGTCTTCGGCGAAATGCCAGGATTCGAGCGCGGCCGGCAGATCGGCCGAGGCGCTGACGCCCACATCGGCGCGCCCGTCCAGGCAGGCGCGCGTGACCTCGCCGCTGAGCCGCTCCTGCAGCTCGACCTGCACCAGCGGATAGGCCTTGCTGAAGGCCTGCAGCCGCTCCGGCAGAAAGCCGACCACGGCCGAGGCGTTGGCGAACAGGCGCACCGTGCCGCAGATCTCGCCGGTGGCCGCCAGCACCTCCTGCACCAGCGCCTGCAAGCCGGCATCGATGCGGTTGCCGCCCTGGAAGGCGACATGTCCCGCCTCGGTCAGCTCGACCCCCTTGGTCGTGCGCACCAGCAGCGGCGTGCCTATGGCACGCTCCAGCTCGGCCAGCCGCCGGCTCAGCGCCGAGGGCGCGATGTGCTGCGCCGCCGCCGCCCGCGCGATCGAGCCTTCACGGACGGTGCAGAGGAACAGGCTCAGGCTGTAGGGATCGATGCGGCGCGGCATGGTGTTCTGGGGGCGGCCGGGGCATGATACCGGCCGGGGCCAGCGACGCGCCACGCTCGCGGCGCGCACCGGCATTCAGGAGCGCCATGGACCTGCTCGAAGCCATCCACACCCGCCGCTCGATCCGCAGATACCGGCCCGACGAGGTGGCCCGGGCGTTGATCGAAGAATTGCTGTTCGCCGCCGTGCAGGCGCCGACACCACCGGTCAGCGGCGCCATGCCCTGGGCGCTGTGTGTGATCGAAGGGGTGCAGCGCCTGGCCGGCTACGGCCTGCGGGCAACCCAGTACGCCCGTGAGCATCAAACCAGCGACCGGCCGCAGACCTGGACCGAGAGGCCGGATTTCAAGGTCTTCTGGGATGCGCCGGTGCTGGTGCTGCTCTGCGCCCGCGAAGGCAATCCCGAGACGCCATTCGACTGTTGCCGCGCTGCACAGAACCTGATGCTGGCCGCGCACGCGC
It contains:
- a CDS encoding aconitase family protein; translation: MTSSAPSDERIAFDRILFLSSQPELVENQLQGRDLALVEAGPLRDDVSTDEITPIPVLAYYDERLGSYPYLGVKAGERCPLVKDSVRNGGFQVTVAGKRYGKGSSREHSPVAERHAGIRLVIAESFERIYRQNADNVGLFTSTDFSLIERIQRGEAIAIAELVASRDALAAAILRHGGLLRYGQARMRTVSLPAAVEHGHPQTLFEKIIARHTIRTDDTPAELPLGQGGFVRADWRFIHEYYTGMCGHMLDGAFGESLQLSQPETALAFEDHLSYAHRSPVHIRQGLMPEVRHLSAAHRRFAARHGLRDHGYLPGSGGHQGNGEGSEGISHAMMAELYALPGQVVVGTDSHTPHSGALGCVAFGVGTTDMANAMVTGVVRFTQPPSLKVELQGPLPAGVTAKDVVLHLLAQPRIRAGAGVGKVFEFIGSAIAQLSTDERATLTNMTAELGGFCGIVAPDAETVRFLKQRRGVDFSLQPWMASDPGADYAETVQLDCRALSPMVARPGDPGNGLPLAEVLEPVRIDIAYGGSCTAGKREDFDHYHAVLSWAAARGLRVAPHVKLYLQFGTAAVRDYCQQRGYLAAFEAVGAELLQPACGACANCGPGSSTESTQVTVSAINRNFPGRSGPGQVWLASPPTVAASAIAGHIVSFADLQAGTTHPH
- a CDS encoding LysR family transcriptional regulator gives rise to the protein MPRRIDPYSLSLFLCTVREGSIARAAAAQHIAPSALSRRLAELERAIGTPLLVRTTKGVELTEAGHVAFQGGNRIDAGLQALVQEVLAATGEICGTVRLFANASAVVGFLPERLQAFSKAYPLVQVELQERLSGEVTRACLDGRADVGVSASADLPAALESWHFAEDPLMVVMPAGHPLARLRAVGFARVLEHPLVCIQSGGALDQMLRDRAAEQQLPLEVRVFVNSFDGLCRMVEAGLGIAIVPTSAASAYAGTRRFVRRALDEPWAGRELKLYAQRKSPRLRTIGALIDALKG
- a CDS encoding nitroreductase family protein, which produces MDLLEAIHTRRSIRRYRPDEVARALIEELLFAAVQAPTPPVSGAMPWALCVIEGVQRLAGYGLRATQYAREHQTSDRPQTWTERPDFKVFWDAPVLVLLCAREGNPETPFDCCRAAQNLMLAAHARSLGTCWVGAPLPWLHSPGVAQELGLPQGFEPVVALVLGYPDEQPIGSPRPRPPIIWCELG